A single region of the Candidatus Baltobacteraceae bacterium genome encodes:
- a CDS encoding peptide ABC transporter substrate-binding protein, with amino-acid sequence MLAFGGCTRAANNAATARPDTIVIAQQREPMSLNPALENGTSSTEWGLLLFSYLVKFNDKGELIGDAATAVPSLRNGGISPDGLTVTYHLRKGIEFADGTPLTAADAAWSVDAINDPANNVQSRYGYDDVAKAQAPDPSTLVLHLKKPFAPLLTLVLAPQGFPIFPKHLLATHPDFNHIPFDALPIGSGPYVVDRWLHGDRVEMHANPHYWQGKPKIEHLEIRFVADPNTAINLLKTREVDGYFSDLDFGNYPILKAVPGVVVTSTPVDAVGAIVFNTQDPLTSDARVRRALAEAMNVPALVAKSYRGALDSRAAGKGLFIWAYDAHAYPDIPYDPARARVLLYSAGWHLGPDKLRHRNGKTLDLLLIVQAATPGDQIIGSAIQQYERAVGVDVSLKQFNVTQFVAPADAGGPVYGGKFQMALYPFVNGDDPDTTDQFACANVPPHGYNKSRICEPRIDALLNAGRTTFDVAKRKAIYARLEEQLISQLPIALLYQRRELDAFSTRIHNQTTSLSTAFWNVGAWSLEK; translated from the coding sequence TTGCTTGCGTTCGGGGGGTGTACGCGGGCGGCGAATAACGCGGCTACCGCGCGGCCGGATACGATCGTTATCGCGCAGCAGCGCGAGCCGATGTCGCTCAATCCGGCGCTCGAGAACGGAACCTCATCGACCGAGTGGGGCCTCTTGCTGTTCTCGTATCTCGTGAAGTTCAACGACAAGGGCGAGTTGATCGGCGATGCGGCGACGGCCGTTCCGTCGTTGCGCAACGGGGGGATCAGTCCGGATGGCTTGACGGTGACGTATCACTTGCGCAAGGGCATCGAATTTGCCGACGGCACGCCGCTGACGGCCGCCGACGCCGCCTGGTCCGTCGACGCGATCAACGATCCGGCCAACAACGTGCAGAGCCGCTACGGCTACGACGACGTCGCGAAAGCGCAAGCGCCCGATCCGTCGACGCTCGTGCTGCATTTGAAGAAGCCCTTCGCACCGCTTTTGACGCTCGTACTCGCCCCGCAAGGCTTTCCGATTTTTCCCAAGCATCTGCTCGCAACGCATCCCGACTTCAATCACATTCCGTTCGACGCGCTGCCTATTGGATCGGGGCCATACGTGGTCGACCGCTGGCTTCACGGAGATCGCGTCGAGATGCATGCCAATCCGCACTACTGGCAGGGCAAACCGAAGATCGAGCATCTCGAGATTCGCTTCGTCGCCGATCCGAACACGGCGATCAACCTCCTAAAGACGCGCGAGGTGGATGGATACTTCAGCGATCTCGACTTCGGGAATTATCCGATCCTCAAGGCCGTGCCCGGCGTCGTCGTGACGAGTACGCCGGTCGATGCGGTGGGCGCGATCGTCTTCAACACCCAGGATCCGCTCACGAGCGACGCGCGCGTTCGCCGGGCGCTCGCCGAAGCGATGAACGTTCCGGCGCTCGTCGCCAAGAGCTACCGCGGCGCGCTCGATAGCCGCGCGGCCGGGAAGGGGCTGTTTATTTGGGCGTACGATGCGCACGCCTACCCGGATATCCCGTACGACCCGGCGCGAGCCCGCGTATTACTCTATAGCGCCGGCTGGCATCTCGGGCCCGACAAATTGCGTCATCGCAACGGCAAGACGCTCGATCTGCTGCTGATCGTTCAAGCCGCGACGCCCGGCGATCAAATCATCGGGAGTGCGATCCAGCAGTACGAACGAGCCGTTGGGGTCGACGTTTCGCTCAAGCAGTTCAACGTAACGCAGTTCGTGGCGCCGGCCGATGCGGGCGGTCCCGTCTACGGCGGCAAATTCCAAATGGCCCTCTACCCCTTCGTCAACGGCGACGATCCCGATACGACCGATCAATTCGCGTGCGCCAACGTGCCGCCGCACGGCTACAACAAGTCGCGCATCTGCGAACCGCGCATCGATGCGCTTTTAAATGCCGGTCGCACGACCTTCGACGTCGCTAAGCGCAAAGCGATCTACGCGCGCCTCGAAGAGCAACTGATCTCGCAACTGCCGATTGCCCTGCTCTATCAGCGCCGCGAGCTCGACGCGTTTTCGACACGCATTCACAATCAGACGACGTCGCTCTCGACCGCATTCTGGAACGTCGGCGCATGGTCGCTAGAAAAGTGA